From Patescibacteria group bacterium:
GGTATCAACGGCATGAACGAATCCTTGCTCAACTTCATGAAAAGGGATATCGCCTCCGTCGAAGGCAAAGCATTCACCTTGGAAATTTTGGATTTTATGCGCGAGAGATTGAAAAAATATCAGGCTGAAACCAATAATCTTTATAATTTAGAGGCGACTCCCGGCGAAGGCATAACTTATCGTTTCCCCAAAAAAGACAAGGAAATTTATCCGAATATTATCGTGGCTAACGAGAAGCAGGTCGTGGAAAAAGGCGCCGTTCCTTATTATACCAACTCCACTAATCTGCCGGTTAATTATACCGATGATATTTTTGAAGCTTTGGACCTGCAAGATGAATTGCAGACTAAATATACCGGCGGCACGGTTTTGCACGGCTTCTTGGGCCAAATGATTGACGATCCGGAGATGGCTAAACAGCTGATTAAGAAAATTTTCTATAATTACCACCTGCCTTACATTACTTTGACGCCGACTTTTTCCATCTGCCCTAAACACGGTTATTTGTCGGGTGAGCATAAATATTGCCCCAAATGCGACGAGGAAATGGGTTACCGGGAAATTGCCAGCGACGAGATGATCGTGCGCCAGACCGGGATTGATCTGCCGCTGGAAGTTGCGACGGCTGAAGAAGTTCGCGTCGGCAAAGAGCGGGATATTATCAAGGCAATTGCCTAAGGCAATTACAAATGACAAATTATAAATTACAAATTAAATTTGTTATTAATTTAATTAAAATAAAAATAATAAAAAATTAAAAAAATACGACTTAAATTATAAATTTTCAATGTTTGCCGGGTAATTTGTAATTTTTAATTTGTAATTTTTAATTTTTAACAGGGAGCTATGAGTCCCACAAAAATCGAAAGGCAAGAATGTGTTGTTTACAGCCGCGTCGTCGGTTATTTGGCGCCGGTCAAGAACTGGAACAAGGGCAAGAAGTCCGAGTTCGCCGACCGGAAAACTTTTTCCGTCGATAAAAAAGATTTTAATTAATTTTATAGTCGGTTAGCCGGTCCTAACCGGTGACACTTGCTATGAAGATCGGCGGTTTGGAAAAATTAAGTTTGATCGATTACCCGGGCGAAGTTTCAGCAGTAATTTTTACGATCGGTTGCACCTTCCGCTGCCCGTTTTGCTATAATCCCATGCTTGTCCTGTCCCAACAAGGGGATAGGAGTGGAAATACTTTGCCGCAAGGCAAAGAAACAGATCAAGATCATACTCCGTTAAACGAGGATGATCTTTTTCTTTTTTTAGAGAGCCGCCGGAAAAAGCTCGATGCGGCGGTGATTACCGGCGGCGAGCCGACCTTGCAGCCGGACTTGCCGGAATTTATCCGCCGCATCGGGGCCTTGGGCTATAAAATAAAATTAGATACCAATGGCACTGATCCGGCCATGCTCGAAAAACTATTAACGGATAAGTTGATAGATTATTTAGCCATGGATTTAAAAGCCGCGCCTGAAGATTATCCGCGCGCAACTGGTACTAAATTCGATTTTGAAAAGATTAATCAAAGTGTTAAACTGATTATGGAAAGCGGCTTGCCTTATGAATTCAGAACAACTTGCGTGCCGGGGTTTATTGATGCAGGCGGGATTGAAAAAATAGGGGAGTTGATTAAAGGCGCGGATAAGTGGTATTTGCAGAATTTCAAATCCGACACGGATTTGATCGACAATTCCCTGAAAGGCAAGCCCGGATTTACTTCGTCGGAGATGGAAAAGTTTGCCGAGATCGGGCGGAAAATTGTTAAGAGATGTGAAGTGAGGGGGACTAGTTAATTAGTTAATTGGTTAATTAGTTTACTAATTTTTATGTTTATAAAACAATAAACTTGTAAACTAATTAACTAATTAACCAATCAACCAAAATGGATGAAGATTTAAAGCAAAGTTTGGAAAAATTAACCAAGTTGTCCGAGGAAAATCATCAGATGCTTAAAAGCATCAAGCGGCATTTTATCTGGCAGAAGATTGTTTCCGTTTTTTATTTCATTATAATCGTCGGGCCGATAATTTGGGCGATCTTTTATCTCCCGCCGCTGATTAAGCCGCTCATCAGCCAGTATCAGGATCTCTTGGGCGTAAATCCGACCGGACAGATCAATCTGCAGGATATTCAGAAGAGTATCACTCCGGAGATGTTAAATAAGCTAAAGATGGGCCAATAATTACGATAATTTGGTCTCGTCCGAATCTCCCGCTAGAGGAGTCTGACGATTTTGCGCCGCATCGGCAGAATCCGCTCCCGCCAGCCGGCGGAGCGAGATTCTGCCGGAACAAATTGAGGGTTTCGCCCTCTTTTTTTTATTCAAAAGCAATGGTATAATCTCAACTAACAAGGAGGCATTTTGAGGGTCTTGAGGTGAATGCGCTTTCGTGGCGAAATTTTCAAAATTCGTAGCGAAAAATCAAAAAAGCGACAACGTTTATAGGTATATAAGCGGCGGAGTTTTTTTGATTTTGCAGCAGAATTTTAAAAATTGCAGCGGAAATGGCATTCGGCTCAAGACCCGGGATGCTTATTTTTTATATTTAACACACCCCATCCCGCCCCGGTGGCGGTCCACCCCTCTCAAGAGGGGAACAAAAAATATGGAAAAAGAATATGCTAAAGTTTTGGTTGCAGCTGATGTGATTGTTGAAAAAGATCGCCGATATTTATTAGTCCAAGAAAAGAAGAAATCAGCTTATGGTCTGTGGAATTTTCCCGCAGGCAAGGTTGAAGTCGGGGAAACAATTGCGGAAGCGGCAGTGCGCGAAGTCAAGGAAGAAACCGGATACTCGGTAAAATTAATCGGGGAAGTTATGATTATTCACGAAGACCTTGAGCATTGCGTGGAACATATTTTTGCCGGTGAAATAACCGATGGGGATTTGAAATTTCCTGAAGATGAAATTATGGATGCCCAGTGGTTTTCTTTGGAAGAAATTGAATCAATGAAAAACGCTTTACGGTTTGCTTGGATTTTGGAAGCAGTCATGAAATACGAAGAAACCTTTAAAAATTTTGTCTAACCATTAAGATGGTTTATTGATTTATATCCGCGAGCATTGGAAAATTTCCGTAATCACGCAGCGTAGAAGCCGTGCAAAATTGCGTTGTCCGAAGCCCAGCTCCAGTTTTCGTGAAAGAATATGATAAATTATTATCTTAAAATAGCTGTGATATTAAAAAATATTAAATTAAAATAATAAAACTGGGGCTGGGCAAGTATAGCAATTTTGCTAGGCTTCATAGCGGAGTGATAGGAAATTTGTCCAGCGAGCATTTTTTTGCGCCACTTTTTTTAAAAAAAGTGGCAAAGATTTTGATAATAATGTCAGTAATATACCCACCCCGCCTCGCCGGGCTCGGCACCCCTCCCAAGAGGGGAATGATTCCGCCCGACCCAAAAATTTATAATTTATCATTTATAATTTATAATTGACGTGTCCTTCGTCCATCTCCACAATCACACCCATTATTCCTTGCTCGACGGTCTGACCAAGATCGACGAGATGGTTAAGTATGCCAAAGAGCAGGGTTCGCCGGCGGTGGCCATCACTGATCATGGCACGATGTACGGCGTGATCGAATTTTACGAAAAATGCAAGAAAGAAGGGATCAAGCCGATCATCGGCGTGGAAACTTATCTGGCTCCCCGCGGCCGGATGCTCAAAGAAACCGTGGAGGACCGGGCCAATCATCACCTTTTGTTGTTGGCCAAAGATAATCAAGGCTATAAAAATTTGATCAAACTGGTTTCGGCCGCGCATCTGGAAGGCTTTTATTATAAGCCGCGGGTCGACTGGGATTTGTTGCAGCAGTATCACGCAGGTTTGATCGCCTGCACCGCCTGCATGGGCGGAGAGATTCCGCATTTGATCGAAGCGCGCCAGATGGAAAAAGCCAAGAAAAGAATTTTGGAATACAACGAACTTTTCGGCCAGGGAAATTTTTATCTGGAATTGCAGGATCACCCCAATCTGGAAGGCCAGGATTTTTTGAATAAAACCTTGATCGCTTTCGGCAAGGAGTTGAATATTCCGCTGGTCGCCACCAACGATATCCATTATTTCCGCAAAGACGACGCGGAAGCGCAGGACATTCTGCTTTGCCTGCAGAACAAGAAAAAAGTCGAGGACGAAGACCGGATGAATATGATGGGCACGGATTTTTCCATGCGCTCGAACGAGGAAATGATCGGGGCTTTCAGGGATGTGCCCGAAGCCGCGGCCAATACTTTAAAGATCGCCGAGTTATGCAACGTGGAGATCGAATTGGGAAAAGTGCAGCTGCCTTTTTTTCCCGTACCGGCCGGGTTTGATGAGATCAGTTATTTGGAGCATTTGGCTCATGAAGGATTGAAGAAACGCTATGGCAAGCCTTACGCCGAGATCGATAAAATAAAAAAAGACCGGCTGGATTACGAAATTTCCGTCATTAAGAAAATGGGCTGGCCGTCATATTTTTTGATCGTCGCAGATTTCATCAATTGGGCCAAGGATACGGGGATCATCGTCGGGCCGGGCCGAGGTTCGGCGGCCGGTTCGCTGGTTTGCTATCTGACGGGCATCACCAATATCGATCCTTTAGAGTACGATCTGCTTTTTGAAAGATTTTTAAATCCCGAGCGCATCTCCATGCCGGATATCGATACTGATTTCGCCGATACCGGCCGCGACGCGGTGATCCGCTACGTGGAAGGGAAATACGGCAAGGATCATGTTTCGCAGATCATCACTTTCGGGACGATCGCCGCCCGGGCTTCAATGCGCGATGTCGGCCGCGTGCTGGATATTCCTTATGATTTTTGCGACAAGCTGGCCAAGGCCATCCCGATGTTCACTGACCTGTCCGAAGCCCTGGAAAATATCAAAGAGTTCAGAGATCTGTATGACAAGGAACCGGATGCCAAAAAAATTATCGATTATGCCTTGCGTTTGGAAGGGGTTGCCCGCCATGCTTCCACGCACGCCTGCGGAGTTTTGATCACCAAAGAGCCGCTGACCGAATACGTGCCGATCCAATATGCCTCATCTTCGGATCTGACCGTGGTTTCGCAGTATTCTTTGCATCCGATCGAAGATCTGGGTTTGTTGAAAATGGATTTTTTGGGCTTGAAAAATTTGACCATCATCGAATCGGCGCTAAAGATCATTAAGCGCACCAAAGGAGCGGAGTTGAAGATGGATGAATTTCCTTTGAACGATAAAAAAACTTATCAGTTATTTCAGGACGGCGAAACTACCGGTGTCTTTCAATTTGAATGTTTATCCGGAGACACAATTGTTTCCAATACCACTATTAAAAAATTATATGAAAAAAGAAACAAAACAAAGCTTAATTCGGTTTATTTAGATCAGGGTAAAGTTCATAAAAATGAAATTGTCGGTATCGCTAAAAGCGGTGAAAAAGAAACTTTTTATCTTGTTGCGGAAAATAATTGGCAGATAAAGGCGACGAAAGACCATGGTTTCTTAACAGACGGCGGGTGGAAAAAATTAGGTGAAATAAAAAAGGGCGACAATATTTTAATTAAAGCGGACGCCAAACATTTGGTTTATAATCTTTGCCGAACTTGCGGCAAGCAAATAAGCGGACAAAAGAACGGGAAAAGCGAGTATTGTTATGCTTGTTCGGCGGCGTTATATAAAAATCCCGGCAAAAAAAAATCAAGGCGGAAAATTAAAGCGGCTAGAGTGGCCTTCTTTAGGCGCGGAGGCGTAACCTGGAATATCGGCTTGCGCAAGAATATCGACCAAAGGCTGGAAATGAGCGGGAAAAAAATATCCCAAGCATTAATCGGGCGCTCACTGGTAGATCGTTGCGGACGCGCCAAAGCCGATTTGATAAAAAAGAAGCTGTCGCGAAGATTCAGCGGCGCCGGAAATCCGATGTTCGGAAAAAAATCACCGCATCGCCGCGGCGGATTCAGAGAAGATCTGGGCCATTATGTGCGTTCATCATGGGAGGCGGATTTTGCCAGAATTTTAAAGCTGAATAAAATAACTTACGAATACGAACCGAAAACTTTTTCTTTGCGCAAACCAGACGGAAGGACGGTTAATTATACGCCGGATTTTTATGTAAAAGATCAAAATACTTTTTATGAAATAAAGGGGTGGATGCATGATCTGGACAAGGAAAAAATTGAATTGTTTCAGAACCAATATCGGCAGTATAAATTCACGCTGATTAATACGACTAAATTCGCCGAGCTGGCTTTGCAATATAAAAAATTAATCAACTGGGAGTGTCCCCGAATTCCGGTCGAAAGGCAATTTAAATTCATAAAAGTTAAAGATATTATCCCGGCCGGAAAAGAAATGACTTACGATATCGCTATGCGTCCGCCGGGAAATAATTTTGTCGCTAACGGCTTTTTGGCGCATAATAGCAGCGGTATGAAACGGTATTTGAAAGAATTAAAACCGACCGTCTTCGAAGATATCATCGCCATGTCGGCGCTCTATCGCCCCGGTCCGATGGAATGGATCCCTGATTATATCGCCGGCAAGCACGGCCAGAAAAGAGTGCAATATTTGCATCCGGTGTTAAAGCCGATCTTGGATAAAACTTATGGCGTGGCGGTTTATCAGGAACAGGTGATGCAGATCGCCCGCGACCTGGCCGGGTTCACTTTAGGCGAGGCG
This genomic window contains:
- a CDS encoding NUDIX domain-containing protein, which encodes MEKEYAKVLVAADVIVEKDRRYLLVQEKKKSAYGLWNFPAGKVEVGETIAEAAVREVKEETGYSVKLIGEVMIIHEDLEHCVEHIFAGEITDGDLKFPEDEIMDAQWFSLEEIESMKNALRFAWILEAVMKYEETFKNFV
- a CDS encoding anaerobic ribonucleoside-triphosphate reductase, coding for MSPTKIERQECVVYSRVVGYLAPVKNWNKGKKSEFADRKTFSVDKKDFN
- the dnaE gene encoding DNA polymerase III subunit alpha, whose amino-acid sequence is MSFVHLHNHTHYSLLDGLTKIDEMVKYAKEQGSPAVAITDHGTMYGVIEFYEKCKKEGIKPIIGVETYLAPRGRMLKETVEDRANHHLLLLAKDNQGYKNLIKLVSAAHLEGFYYKPRVDWDLLQQYHAGLIACTACMGGEIPHLIEARQMEKAKKRILEYNELFGQGNFYLELQDHPNLEGQDFLNKTLIAFGKELNIPLVATNDIHYFRKDDAEAQDILLCLQNKKKVEDEDRMNMMGTDFSMRSNEEMIGAFRDVPEAAANTLKIAELCNVEIELGKVQLPFFPVPAGFDEISYLEHLAHEGLKKRYGKPYAEIDKIKKDRLDYEISVIKKMGWPSYFLIVADFINWAKDTGIIVGPGRGSAAGSLVCYLTGITNIDPLEYDLLFERFLNPERISMPDIDTDFADTGRDAVIRYVEGKYGKDHVSQIITFGTIAARASMRDVGRVLDIPYDFCDKLAKAIPMFTDLSEALENIKEFRDLYDKEPDAKKIIDYALRLEGVARHASTHACGVLITKEPLTEYVPIQYASSSDLTVVSQYSLHPIEDLGLLKMDFLGLKNLTIIESALKIIKRTKGAELKMDEFPLNDKKTYQLFQDGETTGVFQFECLSGDTIVSNTTIKKLYEKRNKTKLNSVYLDQGKVHKNEIVGIAKSGEKETFYLVAENNWQIKATKDHGFLTDGGWKKLGEIKKGDNILIKADAKHLVYNLCRTCGKQISGQKNGKSEYCYACSAALYKNPGKKKSRRKIKAARVAFFRRGGVTWNIGLRKNIDQRLEMSGKKISQALIGRSLVDRCGRAKADLIKKKLSRRFSGAGNPMFGKKSPHRRGGFREDLGHYVRSSWEADFARILKLNKITYEYEPKTFSLRKPDGRTVNYTPDFYVKDQNTFYEIKGWMHDLDKEKIELFQNQYRQYKFTLINTTKFAELALQYKKLINWECPRIPVERQFKFIKVKDIIPAGKEMTYDIAMRPPGNNFVANGFLAHNSSGMKRYLKELKPTVFEDIIAMSALYRPGPMEWIPDYIAGKHGQKRVQYLHPVLKPILDKTYGVAVYQEQVMQIARDLAGFTLGEADVLRKAVGKKISELLVKQKEKFVEGCMKKGVAKELGEQIFSFIEPFAGYGFNRSHAACYAMIGYQTAYLKAHYPAEFMAALLSSDQQDIDRIAIEIEECRNMGIKVLSPDINESFASFTVVKDENTGEEFIRFGLNAIKNVGEHIVEVIINERKANGKYQDIFDLLERIVDKDLNKKSLESLTKCGALDQFGDRGMFLANMESLLEYNKEVSRNRDSKQSSLFGNSATNMPSRIKLDKATTVGQQEKLAWEKELLGLYLSAHPFNDFKKHLGDFVFPINSLASHLYEDAVRTAGVITVVKKIITRSNKPMLFVKIEDAVASTELLIFPNLYETTAELWQEGRVVLAQGKISDKDQEIKLLVDKAAVLTLDKLDESINNFKNIEVAARKQFNGYGNNGNNNGFYRPQTRAAKPAAPATPPPLKLIFKRDLNADESARLKEILTKASGQSLVYFKIIRNNEPVIFQAGFRVRNDADLTGFIKKEFSDSIEVVDAK
- a CDS encoding anaerobic ribonucleoside-triphosphate reductase activating protein codes for the protein MKIGGLEKLSLIDYPGEVSAVIFTIGCTFRCPFCYNPMLVLSQQGDRSGNTLPQGKETDQDHTPLNEDDLFLFLESRRKKLDAAVITGGEPTLQPDLPEFIRRIGALGYKIKLDTNGTDPAMLEKLLTDKLIDYLAMDLKAAPEDYPRATGTKFDFEKINQSVKLIMESGLPYEFRTTCVPGFIDAGGIEKIGELIKGADKWYLQNFKSDTDLIDNSLKGKPGFTSSEMEKFAEIGRKIVKRCEVRGTS